The following proteins are co-located in the bacterium genome:
- a CDS encoding tetratricopeptide repeat protein: protein MNGSYHPYQRVRAQLNEMAAERNSDRFAECLSGMHLPAVGGNAYPADILYGGLTLSPYDPDLGATLADLAVPLCAELAQAIEAASEVELQRAVGATVDVTTGSVSSQKLLDDETYIFNLFLFISYLPKNEKLFDVLKRFFIEGFHLGVFLSGQGRAGRQLRQALIYQQTDESFESHWLGLIDSVKSNIGHLTGDNLTTLAEAWRGLLWVPPTPEDREAGRIVSIDRLDTGLTKLADVTSENPSDSLKLLRYAVRHLVDAYPRSPEFWIKEFRPKYAGWPQLLQDVADEQWPLLVEEEPAPVADLPPMTEAALNAWNGLSAEEREKIAMTAGESDVERWKKIWQDLIFAPEHKGPSWSKGLQEIKSAWEKKESSLKSRKKGHIAPDEGIAREIPARPSFKRSSFDRIAAFERVGKVLEEIALALKQHKFETAKKYLDKLIEVQIETRTKPELIAKTLSNVAALALDSQQFEWALELYERAGQKCPTDPVIMGGLADTLQKQGKYEEAEALYRQTAGRWPDNAVAHSGLADTLQKQGRYEEAEALYRQASARWPDNAVTYNGLADTFQKQGRYEEAEALYRQTAARWPDNAVTYNGLADTLQKQ from the coding sequence GTGAACGGCTCTTATCATCCCTATCAAAGGGTTCGCGCCCAGCTAAACGAAATGGCCGCGGAGAGAAACAGCGACCGCTTTGCGGAATGCCTTTCCGGCATGCATTTACCAGCCGTGGGGGGGAACGCATATCCTGCGGACATCCTCTACGGCGGACTTACCCTGTCTCCTTACGATCCGGATCTGGGGGCGACTCTCGCCGATCTTGCCGTGCCTCTTTGCGCCGAACTGGCTCAAGCCATTGAAGCGGCCTCAGAGGTTGAATTACAAAGAGCCGTTGGCGCGACCGTGGATGTAACTACCGGTTCCGTTTCCTCCCAAAAGCTTTTGGACGACGAGACCTACATATTCAACCTGTTCCTTTTCATTTCCTATCTGCCCAAAAATGAAAAACTCTTTGACGTCCTTAAGCGCTTTTTCATCGAGGGATTTCATCTGGGCGTGTTTCTGTCAGGGCAGGGACGGGCGGGGCGTCAGTTGCGTCAGGCGCTGATCTATCAGCAAACGGACGAAAGCTTCGAGAGCCATTGGCTCGGCCTCATTGACTCGGTAAAAAGTAACATCGGTCACCTCACCGGCGATAATCTGACCACACTGGCGGAAGCCTGGCGCGGGCTTTTATGGGTGCCCCCAACGCCGGAAGATCGCGAGGCGGGCCGGATTGTGTCCATCGACAGGCTGGACACGGGGCTTACAAAGCTTGCGGATGTAACCTCTGAAAACCCATCGGATTCTCTGAAACTTCTACGCTACGCTGTACGGCATTTGGTTGACGCCTATCCCCGATCACCCGAATTTTGGATTAAGGAGTTTCGCCCAAAGTACGCCGGTTGGCCCCAACTTCTCCAGGATGTTGCTGATGAACAATGGCCGCTGCTGGTGGAAGAAGAACCCGCTCCTGTAGCAGACCTTCCCCCAATGACGGAAGCGGCGTTAAATGCATGGAACGGCCTCTCTGCGGAAGAGCGTGAGAAGATCGCCATGACGGCTGGGGAAAGCGACGTTGAGCGCTGGAAAAAGATATGGCAGGACCTCATTTTTGCGCCTGAACACAAAGGGCCTAGCTGGAGTAAAGGGTTACAAGAGATCAAAAGCGCTTGGGAGAAAAAAGAATCTTCCCTCAAAAGCAGGAAAAAAGGACATATTGCGCCGGACGAGGGGATTGCCCGCGAAATTCCCGCCCGCCCTTCCTTCAAAAGAAGCAGTTTTGATCGCATTGCCGCTTTCGAGCGGGTTGGCAAGGTGCTAGAGGAAATAGCCCTGGCCCTCAAACAACATAAATTTGAAACGGCGAAAAAATATCTGGATAAACTCATCGAAGTCCAGATAGAAACCCGCACGAAGCCCGAACTGATAGCCAAGACCCTAAGCAACGTAGCGGCGTTGGCTCTGGATTCCCAGCAGTTTGAATGGGCGCTGGAACTATATGAGCGTGCCGGGCAGAAATGTCCGACCGATCCGGTCATCATGGGCGGACTGGCGGACACGCTCCAGAAGCAGGGCAAGTACGAGGAAGCGGAAGCCCTTTACCGGCAGACGGCGGGGCGTTGGCCCGATAACGCCGTGGCCCACTCCGGGCTGGCGGACACTCTCCAGAAGCAGGGCAGGTACGAGGAAGCGGAAGCCCTTTACCGGCAGGCGTCGGCGCGTTGGCCCGATAACGCCGTGACCTACAACGGACTGGCGGACACGTTTCAGAAGCAGGGCAGGTACGAGGAAGCTGAAGCCCTTTACCGGCAGACGGCGGCGCGTTGGCCCGATAACGCCGTGACCTACAACGGACTGGCGGACACCCTGCAGAAGCAGG